In one Hymenobacter sp. DG25B genomic region, the following are encoded:
- a CDS encoding ABC transporter ATP-binding protein, which translates to MNNQPLIHNNTPSATLRVENLVAGYAQRVLLRNLFLYVPEPAFVAIIGHNGCGKTTLFRALTGQIPYEGTVHVAGHDLRTIRRPAAEGLLAHLPQRSSVSFPIAVRELVVMGRYRHHRFLSSYSPTDYALAEQALARVGAAHLLPRDFTQLSGGEQQLVWLAQLSLQDAGLYLLDEPTQQLDVYYRRRVFDLLASWVQQEGKTILCITHDLDNLAALPGYLLNLSRPQPRLLPLSAAAVQTERAYLESEESLEVRP; encoded by the coding sequence TTGAACAACCAACCACTCATCCACAACAACACACCATCTGCCACGCTGCGCGTGGAAAATCTGGTTGCGGGGTATGCACAGCGCGTGCTACTCCGCAACCTTTTTTTGTATGTGCCTGAGCCCGCCTTCGTAGCCATCATCGGGCACAACGGCTGCGGCAAAACCACCTTGTTCCGGGCCCTGACGGGGCAAATACCCTACGAGGGCACCGTACACGTAGCTGGCCACGACCTGCGCACCATTCGCCGGCCGGCGGCAGAAGGCTTACTGGCCCACCTGCCCCAGCGCAGCTCCGTTTCGTTTCCTATTGCGGTGCGCGAGCTAGTGGTCATGGGCCGCTACCGTCACCACCGCTTCCTGAGCAGCTACTCCCCCACCGACTACGCCCTGGCCGAGCAGGCCCTGGCCCGCGTAGGCGCCGCCCACCTCCTGCCCCGCGACTTTACCCAGCTCAGCGGCGGCGAGCAGCAGCTGGTGTGGTTAGCCCAGCTCAGCCTGCAGGATGCCGGCCTGTACCTCTTGGATGAGCCCACCCAACAGCTGGACGTGTACTACCGCCGCCGGGTATTTGACTTGCTAGCGAGCTGGGTGCAGCAAGAAGGCAAAACCATCCTTTGCATCACCCACGATCTGGATAACCTTGCCGCCCTGCCCGGTTATCTGCTAAATCTGTCCCGCCCTCAGCCCCGGTTGCTGCCCCTATCGGCAGCAGCCGTGCAAACCGAGCGGGCTTATTTGGAGAGTGAAGAGAGCCTGGAAGTAAGACCATAG
- a CDS encoding enoyl-CoA hydratase-related protein: MEAPQPTYTCLLYEVRPDGVATITLNRPDVFNAFNDPQSYELQDALKQVTRDARVRVVVLTGAGRAFCSGQDLKGASNGEKRSFYDSLHKRYNPIIRAMRALPKPIICRLNGVAAGAGCSLALACDAIVASTDASLIEVFINIGLVPDSGSSWFLPRLVGTLKAFELCTLGSKVPAEEALRLGLVNQVVAPEQLDEATYSLAARYAAAPTKAIGLIKQMLNKAGAATLDDMLDYEAHCQQIAGESADYQEGVQAFAEKRKPIFKGE, encoded by the coding sequence ATGGAAGCCCCCCAGCCTACTTATACCTGCCTGCTCTACGAGGTACGCCCCGACGGCGTAGCCACCATCACCCTCAACCGCCCCGACGTATTCAATGCCTTCAACGACCCGCAGAGCTATGAGCTGCAGGATGCGCTCAAGCAGGTAACCCGGGATGCGCGGGTGCGCGTGGTTGTTTTAACGGGTGCCGGCCGGGCCTTCTGCTCAGGGCAGGATCTGAAGGGTGCCAGCAACGGGGAGAAACGCTCGTTCTACGACTCCCTGCACAAGCGCTACAACCCCATTATCCGGGCCATGCGGGCGCTGCCCAAGCCCATTATCTGCCGCCTGAACGGGGTGGCGGCCGGCGCGGGCTGCTCCCTGGCGCTGGCCTGTGACGCCATTGTGGCTTCCACGGATGCCTCGCTGATTGAGGTATTCATCAATATCGGTCTGGTGCCTGATTCGGGCTCCTCCTGGTTTCTGCCCCGGCTGGTGGGCACGCTGAAGGCTTTTGAGCTGTGTACGCTGGGCAGCAAAGTACCCGCGGAGGAAGCCCTGCGCCTGGGCCTGGTAAACCAGGTAGTAGCGCCCGAGCAGCTGGACGAGGCCACCTACTCGCTGGCCGCCCGCTACGCCGCGGCTCCTACCAAAGCCATTGGCCTGATTAAACAGATGCTGAACAAAGCCGGGGCGGCTACCCTGGATGACATGCTGGACTACGAAGCCCACTGCCAGCAGATTGCCGGCGAATCGGCCGATTACCAGGAAGGCGTGCAGGCCTTCGCCGAAAAGCGCAAGCCCATTTTCAAAGGCGAGTAA
- a CDS encoding DUF2795 domain-containing protein — protein sequence MYWTLELASYLEDAPWPATKDELIDYSIRSGAPMEVVENLQALEDDGQPYENIEEVWPDYPTKEDFMFNEDEY from the coding sequence ATGTACTGGACGCTGGAATTGGCTTCGTATCTGGAAGATGCCCCCTGGCCCGCCACCAAGGACGAATTGATTGACTATTCTATCCGCTCGGGCGCTCCGATGGAGGTTGTAGAAAACCTGCAGGCTCTGGAAGACGATGGTCAGCCTTACGAGAACATTGAAGAAGTTTGGCCGGACTACCCGACCAAGGAAGACTTCATGTTCAACGAAGACGAGTATTAA
- a CDS encoding DUF4142 domain-containing protein, with protein MKTSLYGVLCATLLLAGSGCNSKQDAVENAQEVNEARNDSATASAGTGQMEEKKDFDSEFMTKAASGGMMEVELGKAVAAKATTSEAKQFANMMVTDHTKANTELKALAARKNIMLPATMGEDHQEVYKDVTGKTGINMDKEYLREMVQDHEEDVKEFIEASEKAMDPDIKAFAKKTTPVLQGHLEQAQKMLAAVKDRK; from the coding sequence ATGAAAACTTCCCTATATGGCGTGCTTTGCGCCACTCTGCTGCTGGCAGGCAGTGGCTGCAACTCCAAGCAGGACGCCGTGGAAAACGCCCAAGAAGTAAACGAAGCCAGGAACGACAGCGCGACAGCTTCTGCCGGCACCGGCCAAATGGAGGAAAAAAAAGATTTCGATTCCGAGTTTATGACCAAAGCGGCCAGCGGCGGCATGATGGAGGTAGAGCTGGGCAAAGCCGTAGCAGCCAAAGCCACCACCTCCGAGGCCAAGCAGTTTGCCAACATGATGGTGACCGACCACACCAAAGCCAATACCGAGCTGAAGGCGCTGGCTGCCAGGAAGAACATTATGCTGCCCGCCACCATGGGCGAAGACCATCAGGAAGTGTATAAAGACGTAACCGGGAAAACGGGCATCAACATGGACAAGGAGTACCTGCGGGAAATGGTGCAGGACCATGAGGAAGACGTGAAGGAGTTCATTGAGGCATCCGAAAAAGCAATGGATCCTGATATTAAGGCATTTGCCAAAAAAACCACACCCGTGCTGCAGGGCCACCTGGAACAAGCCCAGAAAATGCTGGCGGCCGTGAAAGATCGGAA
- a CDS encoding TIGR00730 family Rossman fold protein — protein sequence MTKLKKTSKTKLSDEALNAGSGQTISQPNINDNKVTSISELREQTHGARTVQLDDEQRIRKAFVDKDWNEIKIADSWQIFKVMAEFVEGFEKMTKIGPCVSIFGSARTKPDNPYYQMAEEIAAKLVRHGYGVITGGGPGIMEAGNKGARSEGGRSVGLNIELPFEQFHNIYIDPDKVINFDYFFVRKVMFVKYAQGFIGMPGGFGTLDELFEAITLIQTKKIGRFPIVLVGSAYWNGLFKWIEDVMLHEESNISAEDMHLVQIVDDAESAVKIIDEFYSRYLLSPNF from the coding sequence ATGACGAAACTTAAGAAAACCAGCAAGACCAAACTCTCCGACGAAGCCCTGAATGCCGGCAGCGGACAAACCATCAGCCAGCCTAACATCAACGATAATAAGGTAACCAGCATCAGCGAGCTGCGCGAGCAAACGCACGGTGCCCGTACCGTACAACTCGACGACGAGCAGCGCATCCGTAAAGCCTTCGTCGACAAAGACTGGAACGAAATTAAGATTGCCGACTCTTGGCAGATCTTCAAGGTGATGGCCGAGTTCGTGGAGGGCTTCGAGAAGATGACCAAAATCGGCCCGTGCGTATCTATCTTCGGCTCGGCGCGCACCAAGCCCGATAACCCTTACTATCAGATGGCCGAGGAAATTGCGGCCAAGCTGGTGCGCCACGGCTACGGCGTTATCACGGGTGGTGGCCCCGGCATTATGGAAGCCGGCAACAAAGGCGCCCGCTCCGAGGGTGGCCGCTCCGTGGGCCTCAACATTGAGCTGCCCTTCGAGCAGTTCCACAACATCTACATCGACCCCGATAAGGTTATCAACTTCGATTACTTCTTCGTGCGCAAGGTGATGTTTGTGAAGTACGCGCAGGGCTTTATTGGCATGCCCGGCGGCTTTGGCACCCTGGACGAGCTGTTTGAAGCCATTACTCTCATCCAAACCAAGAAAATTGGCCGCTTCCCCATTGTTTTGGTGGGTTCGGCTTACTGGAATGGCTTGTTTAAGTGGATTGAGGACGTGATGCTGCACGAGGAAAGCAACATCTCCGCCGAAGACATGCACTTGGTGCAGATTGTGGACGATGCCGAATCGGCGGTGAAAATCATCGACGAATTCTACAGCCGCTACCTGCTCTCGCCAAACTTCTAA
- the queA gene encoding tRNA preQ1(34) S-adenosylmethionine ribosyltransferase-isomerase QueA, producing the protein MKLSEFKFDLPENLVAQHPAKTRDESRLMVLHRDSGKIEHRVFKDIIEYFDEGDVFVVNDTKVFPARLYGNKEKTGAKIEVFLLRELNKEIHLWDVLVDPARKIRVGNKLYFGESDMVAEVIDNTTSRGRTIKFLFDGTDEEFYKALHDLGETPLPRESITREAEPADKERYQTIYAKHTGAVAAPSAGLHFTREVMKRLEIKGVEVAAVTMHVGLGTFRAVDVEDLTKHKMDSENFVVPSETAAIVNRALDRKKRVCAVGTTSMRAMESSVSANSRLKATEGWTDKFIFPPYDFKIANCLLTNFHTPESTLMMLAAAFAGYDLLIEAYQTAIKEKYKFFSYGDAMLIL; encoded by the coding sequence ATGAAACTATCCGAGTTCAAATTTGACCTGCCCGAAAATCTGGTAGCACAGCACCCCGCCAAAACGCGTGACGAATCTCGGCTGATGGTTTTGCACCGTGATAGTGGCAAAATTGAGCACCGGGTGTTCAAAGACATCATTGAATACTTCGACGAAGGCGACGTATTTGTGGTCAATGACACGAAAGTGTTTCCGGCTCGTCTCTACGGCAACAAGGAAAAGACCGGCGCCAAGATTGAAGTATTCCTGCTGCGTGAGCTGAACAAGGAAATTCACCTGTGGGATGTGCTGGTAGACCCGGCCCGTAAAATCCGGGTGGGCAACAAGCTCTACTTCGGCGAGTCGGACATGGTGGCGGAAGTTATTGACAACACCACCTCGCGCGGCCGCACCATCAAGTTCCTGTTTGATGGTACCGACGAGGAGTTTTACAAAGCCCTGCACGATTTAGGCGAAACGCCCCTCCCCCGGGAGTCCATCACCCGCGAGGCCGAGCCAGCCGATAAAGAGCGTTACCAGACCATTTACGCCAAGCACACGGGTGCCGTGGCCGCGCCCTCGGCCGGTCTGCACTTCACCCGCGAGGTAATGAAGCGCCTGGAAATTAAAGGCGTAGAGGTAGCGGCGGTTACCATGCACGTAGGTCTGGGCACGTTCCGGGCCGTGGATGTGGAAGACCTGACCAAGCATAAAATGGACTCGGAGAACTTTGTAGTTCCCTCCGAAACGGCGGCCATCGTAAACCGCGCCCTGGACCGCAAAAAGCGGGTGTGTGCCGTGGGCACCACCTCTATGCGGGCTATGGAGTCGTCGGTATCGGCCAATTCCCGCCTGAAGGCGACGGAGGGTTGGACGGACAAGTTTATCTTCCCTCCGTACGATTTTAAAATTGCCAACTGCCTGCTAACCAACTTCCATACTCCGGAAAGCACGCTGATGATGCTGGCCGCCGCCTTTGCCGGCTACGACCTGCTCATTGAGGCGTATCAAACGGCTATCAAAGAGAAATACAAGTTCTTCAGCTACGGCGACGCCATGCTGATTCTGTAG
- a CDS encoding DUF349 domain-containing protein gives MEPTDHLLAEARRYGYIQGDQVWLHPFMNLPARQVGQVKESEEASLAYFAQRFEAFRTKVDDLLHKMEEAENKGSFLMKALHLKEQVASYDGLGDFESLHRRLTDAEENIKVLVARNREKNLSTKINLIKEVEALHDTVDWQGAADTIKELRQAWIKTGPVEKQLIEELDARFHDAVEGFFAKRKQFQAEKKAMTNRVYDKYKELIHKSEALKNSTEFEETTRKLKQLQQDWKEVDGSLPRKQANELWTRFRAAHNHFFERLKEHINTKRPEATTGGNGSSADENLNRKRALVGEAVALLERPMGEAVARAKELQAAWKKVGPVRGEESDRVWEQFLAACDKVFELSALEHFVRKRQANGLDTSSTPEEQYNVRVQALRDFIKYDRQEQEVLEENLGKLSDTPGNEAFRTMLQGKIRTFERKIRTKNELIELLRQRLVA, from the coding sequence ATGGAACCAACTGACCACCTGCTGGCCGAAGCCCGCCGTTATGGCTACATCCAGGGCGACCAGGTGTGGCTGCACCCGTTCATGAACCTGCCCGCCCGGCAGGTAGGACAGGTAAAAGAATCGGAGGAGGCGTCTTTGGCGTACTTCGCCCAACGTTTCGAAGCCTTCCGCACCAAAGTAGACGACCTGCTCCACAAAATGGAGGAGGCCGAGAATAAAGGCTCCTTCCTGATGAAAGCCCTGCACCTGAAAGAGCAGGTAGCCTCTTACGACGGCCTGGGCGACTTTGAGAGCCTGCACCGCCGCCTGACCGATGCTGAGGAGAACATCAAGGTACTGGTAGCCCGCAACCGCGAGAAAAACCTCTCCACCAAGATCAATCTGATTAAGGAAGTAGAGGCGCTGCACGATACCGTAGACTGGCAGGGCGCCGCCGACACCATCAAGGAGCTACGCCAGGCCTGGATTAAGACCGGCCCCGTGGAGAAACAGCTTATTGAGGAACTGGACGCCCGCTTTCATGATGCCGTAGAGGGTTTCTTTGCCAAGCGCAAGCAGTTTCAGGCCGAGAAAAAGGCCATGACCAACCGCGTTTACGATAAGTATAAAGAGCTGATTCATAAGTCGGAGGCCCTTAAGAACTCCACGGAGTTTGAGGAAACTACCCGCAAGCTCAAACAGCTGCAGCAGGACTGGAAAGAAGTAGATGGCTCCTTGCCCCGCAAGCAGGCCAATGAGCTCTGGACGCGCTTCCGGGCGGCGCACAATCACTTCTTTGAGCGCCTGAAGGAGCATATTAACACCAAACGCCCTGAGGCCACTACGGGCGGCAACGGCAGCAGCGCCGATGAAAACCTGAACCGTAAGCGGGCCTTGGTAGGGGAAGCCGTGGCCTTGCTGGAGCGCCCCATGGGCGAGGCCGTAGCCCGCGCCAAAGAGCTGCAGGCCGCCTGGAAAAAGGTGGGCCCCGTGCGCGGCGAAGAATCGGATAGGGTATGGGAGCAGTTTCTGGCCGCCTGCGACAAAGTATTTGAGCTGAGTGCCCTGGAGCACTTTGTGCGCAAGCGCCAGGCCAACGGCCTGGATACCAGCAGCACGCCCGAAGAGCAATACAATGTGCGCGTACAGGCCCTGCGCGACTTTATTAAGTACGACCGCCAGGAACAGGAAGTGCTGGAAGAAAACCTGGGCAAGCTCAGCGACACGCCCGGCAACGAAGCGTTCCGCACCATGCTGCAGGGAAAAATCCGCACGTTTGAGCGAAAAATTCGCACCAAGAATGAGCTAATTGAACTTCTGCGCCAGCGTTTGGTTGCGTAG
- a CDS encoding ABC transporter permease, protein MKALRLTLESFRFAWQALKSNLLRTILSLLGVTVGIFAIIAVFAVVDSLEANVRQSMSFVGDKVIYVAKWPWAFGGNYPWWKYFNRPVPTVREYRLLEETLSSNNKGVAIFAATGGNTLKAGNNSLADCALQGVSYAYRVVSDVPITEGRYFTAQEIEAARPVAIIGYDIATGLFPGRSAVGQEFKAKGLRFVVIGVMQKEGKKLLDTPSNDTNCLIPFGAFSKMFALSTGGMSGVTPTIAVKGTDTDTGLLDLEAELQGTMRNIRGLKPKEEDNFALNRPEMLANAITSLFSVIGIAGAVIGSFAILVGGFGIANIMFVSVKERTNIIGIQKSLGAKNYFILFQFLFEAVFLCLIGGAAGILLVWLITLIPQDAMPLFLSAGNITLGLTISVVIGMLAGIVPAVLAANLDPVLAIRAK, encoded by the coding sequence ATGAAAGCCCTGCGTCTGACTCTTGAGAGCTTCCGGTTTGCATGGCAGGCATTGAAGTCAAACCTGTTGCGCACCATTTTGTCCTTGCTGGGCGTCACGGTGGGCATCTTCGCCATTATTGCCGTGTTTGCCGTGGTGGATTCCCTGGAGGCCAACGTGCGCCAGAGCATGAGCTTTGTGGGCGACAAGGTGATTTACGTGGCCAAGTGGCCCTGGGCTTTCGGCGGAAATTACCCCTGGTGGAAATACTTCAACCGGCCGGTGCCTACGGTGCGCGAATACCGCCTGCTGGAAGAAACCCTCAGCAGCAACAATAAAGGGGTGGCCATCTTCGCCGCCACTGGCGGCAACACGCTCAAAGCCGGCAATAACAGCCTCGCAGACTGTGCCCTGCAGGGCGTGAGCTATGCCTATCGGGTGGTATCGGATGTGCCGATTACAGAAGGGCGCTATTTCACGGCTCAGGAAATTGAGGCGGCGCGCCCGGTCGCCATCATTGGCTATGATATTGCTACCGGCTTGTTTCCCGGCCGCTCGGCCGTGGGGCAGGAGTTTAAGGCCAAGGGCCTGCGGTTTGTGGTGATTGGGGTGATGCAGAAAGAAGGCAAAAAGCTGCTGGATACCCCCAGCAACGATACGAATTGCCTGATTCCTTTCGGGGCCTTCAGCAAAATGTTTGCCCTGAGTACGGGCGGCATGAGTGGCGTAACGCCCACCATTGCCGTGAAAGGCACGGATACCGATACCGGGCTGCTGGACCTGGAGGCCGAGCTGCAGGGAACCATGCGCAACATCCGAGGCCTGAAGCCCAAGGAGGAAGACAACTTTGCCCTGAACCGCCCCGAAATGCTGGCCAACGCCATTACCTCCCTCTTTTCCGTTATTGGCATTGCCGGGGCCGTTATCGGCTCCTTTGCCATTCTGGTGGGCGGTTTTGGCATTGCCAACATCATGTTTGTATCGGTAAAAGAGCGCACCAATATCATCGGTATTCAAAAGTCGCTGGGGGCCAAAAACTACTTTATCCTGTTTCAGTTTCTGTTTGAAGCCGTTTTCCTGTGCCTGATTGGCGGCGCCGCCGGCATTCTGCTGGTGTGGCTGATTACCCTGATTCCGCAGGATGCTATGCCGCTGTTTCTCTCGGCCGGCAACATTACCCTGGGCCTCACCATATCCGTGGTAATTGGCATGCTGGCCGGTATTGTTCCGGCGGTGCTGGCTGCCAATCTGGACCCCGTGCTGGCCATCCGGGCCAAGTAG
- a CDS encoding lycopene cyclase family protein, with protein MQAKESAPSASYDYLLAGGGAAGLSLLYHLLQEPRLADKRILLIEPERKDQNDRTWSFWADAPTLFDDVVAHEWAQLAFRSPGFEQVFPLQRHRYKMIRGLDFYRFVKAAVAAAPQVTWVTGTVERLEEAAGGVVAHTSAGTFSARYAFDSRPPQLQKRPHKHRYLLQHFVGWEVETEQDAFDPATVEFMDFRGAQQQEARFMYVLPFSKRRALVEYTLFSAKILPKVQYEAEIKAYLHTLGVEKYRIEAEEVGAIPMTDHPLPAVQSPHIINIGTRGGRAKPSTGYAFKRIQQQSARLVAALATTSHPPQDPTGDQWQFRLFDTLLLDAMQRRGEKTRDIFAQLFQRNPVERIFDFLDERTTPWQNLQVMNSVSPWPFLRSIWQVLRGQPGQRG; from the coding sequence GTGCAAGCCAAAGAATCTGCGCCATCTGCTTCCTATGATTACCTGCTGGCAGGCGGTGGCGCAGCCGGCCTGAGCCTGCTCTACCACCTGCTGCAGGAGCCCCGGCTAGCTGACAAGAGGATTCTTCTGATTGAGCCCGAGCGCAAAGACCAAAACGACCGAACCTGGTCGTTCTGGGCCGATGCCCCCACGCTTTTTGATGACGTAGTGGCCCACGAATGGGCCCAGCTGGCCTTCCGCAGCCCCGGGTTTGAGCAGGTATTCCCCTTGCAGCGGCACCGCTACAAAATGATTCGGGGGCTGGACTTCTACCGCTTCGTGAAGGCCGCCGTGGCCGCGGCCCCGCAGGTAACGTGGGTAACCGGCACAGTAGAGCGGCTGGAAGAAGCCGCAGGCGGCGTGGTAGCGCATACCAGTGCCGGCACCTTCTCCGCGCGCTACGCCTTCGATAGCCGCCCCCCACAGCTGCAAAAACGGCCCCATAAGCATCGTTACCTCCTGCAGCACTTTGTGGGCTGGGAAGTAGAAACCGAACAGGACGCCTTTGATCCGGCCACGGTGGAGTTTATGGACTTCCGCGGGGCGCAGCAGCAGGAAGCGCGGTTTATGTACGTGCTGCCCTTCAGTAAGCGCCGGGCCCTGGTAGAGTACACCCTGTTTTCAGCGAAAATACTGCCCAAAGTGCAGTATGAAGCCGAAATCAAAGCGTATCTGCACACGCTGGGCGTGGAAAAGTATCGGATAGAAGCTGAGGAAGTAGGCGCTATACCCATGACGGACCACCCGCTCCCGGCCGTGCAGAGTCCACATATCATCAACATTGGTACCCGGGGCGGCCGCGCCAAGCCCAGCACCGGCTATGCGTTTAAGCGCATTCAGCAGCAGTCGGCGCGGCTGGTGGCGGCGCTGGCCACTACCAGCCACCCTCCCCAGGACCCCACCGGCGACCAATGGCAGTTCCGGCTCTTCGATACCCTGCTACTGGATGCCATGCAGCGCCGCGGCGAAAAAACCCGCGACATCTTCGCGCAGCTGTTTCAGCGCAACCCGGTGGAGCGCATCTTTGATTTTCTGGATGAGCGCACCACGCCCTGGCAGAACCTGCAGGTAATGAATTCGGTATCGCCGTGGCCCTTCCTGCGCTCCATCTGGCAGGTGCTGCGCGGCCAGCCGGGACAGCGGGGCTAA
- a CDS encoding DUF4142 domain-containing protein — MSQRPSLLPWPFLGRVLLPAALLLQTAACSPDASQKDPVAQAKFENERRISSEDVTKKQERDAEFMVNTAVASQLTVQLSQLAQQKAALPAVRALAGTLQKDHTTLNQALRELAQQKSIVLPTGLGTDQQKRYREFGSYSGGSFDREYIGQLTDSYKQLAEAFDDMREDAYDGDIRGFAANYLPIIQQHLTQLKDLEDQTEDLK; from the coding sequence ATGTCTCAACGCCCTTCCCTCCTTCCGTGGCCGTTTCTTGGCCGGGTACTCCTCCCCGCCGCGCTGCTTCTGCAAACGGCGGCCTGCTCGCCCGATGCCAGCCAGAAAGACCCCGTAGCCCAAGCCAAATTCGAAAATGAGCGCCGCATCAGCAGTGAAGACGTCACCAAAAAACAGGAGCGCGACGCCGAGTTTATGGTGAACACCGCCGTGGCCAGCCAGCTCACCGTACAGCTTAGCCAGCTGGCTCAGCAAAAAGCGGCGCTGCCCGCCGTGCGCGCCCTGGCCGGCACCCTGCAAAAAGACCACACTACCCTCAATCAGGCGCTGCGGGAGCTGGCGCAGCAGAAAAGCATTGTGCTGCCCACCGGCCTGGGCACCGACCAGCAGAAGCGCTACCGCGAGTTTGGCAGCTACAGCGGCGGCAGCTTCGACAGAGAATATATTGGCCAGCTTACCGACAGCTATAAGCAGCTGGCCGAAGCTTTTGACGACATGCGCGAGGACGCCTACGACGGCGACATCCGCGGCTTTGCGGCCAATTACCTGCCCATTATTCAGCAGCACCTCACGCAACTGAAAGACCTCGAAGATCAGACTGAAGATCTGAAATAA
- a CDS encoding 2-C-methyl-D-erythritol 4-phosphate cytidylyltransferase, producing MPLPRFAIIVAGGSGTRMGADRPKQFLSLLGEPVLLHTLRRFADPALQVQRIVLVLPTDAFAAWQLLCDEHGVQIPHTVVAGGASRWASVRRGLAELAASATEGVVAVHDGVRPLTSFAVIHNTYAAAEEHGAAVAAVVPKDSVRGLSQNGSYALDRSRLRLVQTPQCFELQLLQRAYQLPELPTFTDDASVVEDLHPIRLVEGDYRNLKITTPEDLLVAETFLRAARHPAA from the coding sequence ATGCCTCTTCCCCGCTTTGCTATTATCGTTGCCGGCGGCAGCGGCACGCGCATGGGCGCCGACCGCCCCAAGCAGTTTCTAAGCCTGCTGGGCGAGCCGGTGCTGCTGCATACCCTGCGCCGCTTCGCCGACCCCGCTCTGCAGGTGCAGCGCATTGTGCTGGTGCTTCCTACCGATGCCTTTGCCGCCTGGCAGCTTCTCTGTGATGAACATGGCGTACAGATTCCGCATACCGTAGTAGCCGGCGGAGCCTCGCGCTGGGCATCCGTACGCCGGGGCCTGGCCGAGTTGGCCGCCAGCGCCACGGAGGGAGTGGTGGCGGTGCATGATGGCGTGCGGCCGCTCACGTCGTTTGCCGTCATTCATAACACCTATGCAGCCGCGGAAGAACACGGGGCCGCCGTGGCGGCCGTGGTACCCAAAGACTCCGTGCGCGGCTTATCCCAGAATGGCTCCTATGCCCTGGACCGCTCCCGGTTGCGCCTGGTACAAACCCCGCAATGCTTTGAGCTCCAGCTGCTGCAGCGCGCTTACCAGCTGCCCGAGCTACCCACCTTCACGGATGATGCCAGCGTGGTGGAAGATCTGCACCCCATCCGGCTGGTGGAAGGCGACTACCGCAACCTGAAGATTACCACCCCGGAAGACCTGCTGGTAGCGGAAACCTTCCTGCGCGCCGCCAGACACCCCGCTGCCTGA